The following are encoded in a window of Arvicanthis niloticus isolate mArvNil1 chromosome 1, mArvNil1.pat.X, whole genome shotgun sequence genomic DNA:
- the LOC117718840 gene encoding uncharacterized protein LOC117718840, whose protein sequence is MAQGLMTFRDVAVDFSPEEWACLSPEQRSLYRDVMLESYSHLISVGLCVYRPHLFSLLEKGQDPWMILRDETKGLYPDIDFSSQNKRLSGKPSTYEELSQWEMKESFRKHSLEDFCFGDDWEGKSQFQTHQNQEYFKQPAVTYERMLTENQGIVNAGEKAIEIQCEKARSVGSDHTLHQPARPGNKFRKDKECGEPVPEWERAHCQRAHCPKTPQQGKASRGPFGLPSGILGPQRVHTGEKSYDCKECGKSFTLKSNLTRHCRIHTGERPYTCHGCGKAFTQRSHLMSHQKVHSGKRAYVCGVCGKAFHCDSSLTDHQSIHYHAADSGKKAYECKKCGKDFGCYSGLSHHQKVHAAEKPFKCKHCGRLFRFRSHLRAHTRIHTGVKSYDCKECGKSFTLRSNLMRHHRVHTGERPYVCHGCGKAFTQKSHLTSHQKIHTGEKAYVCGVCGKAFSRGSSLASHQNIHYYVVNAGKKVYECKECGKGFGCHSNLSRHQKIHAGEKPFTCRDCGKAFGQRAHLTKHQRVHTGEGPYEGQNVVKCFLEDHNYVDIRKSILV, encoded by the exons ATGGCGCAG GGACTGATGACATTCAGAGATGTGGCCGTGGACTTCTCTCCGGAGGAGTGGGCGTGTCTGAGCCCGGAACAGAGGAGTTTATACAGAGACGTGATGCTGGAGAGCTACAGCCACCTCATCTCCGTGG GACTGTGTGTTTATCGGCCACATCTGTTCTCCTTGTTGGAAAAAGGACAAGACCCCTGGATGATTTTGAGGGATGAAACAAAAGGACTTTATCCAG ACATAGATTTCAGTTCTCAGAACAAGAGGTTATCGGGAAAACCTAGCACATATGAAGAATTATCTCAATGGGAAATGAAGGAATCTTTTAGAAAACACAGTCTTGAAGATTTCTGTTTTGGAGATGACTGGGAAGGAAAAAGTCAGTTTCAAACGCATCAAAATCAGGAATATTTTAAGCAACCAGCAGTCACCTATGAAAGAATGCTTACTGAGAACCAGGGTATAGTTAATGCAGGAGAGAAAGCAATTGAAATTCAATGTGAAAAAGCCCGTAGTGTGGGATCTGACCACACTCTTCATCAGCCAGCTCGCCCTGGTAACAAATTTCGAAAAGACAAGGAGTGTGGGGAACCCGTTCCTGAATGGGAGCGTGCTCACTGTCAGCGAGCTCACTGTCCTAAGACACCTCAACAAGGGAAGGCATCGAGAGGGCCATTTGGTTTGCCATCAGGGATCCTGGGCCCTCAGCGAGTTCACACTGGTGAGAAGTCCTATGACTGTAAGGAGTGCGGGAAGTCCTTTACTTTGAAGTCAAACTTGACGCGACATTGCAGAATCCACACTGGTGAGAGGCCATACACGTGTCACGGATGTGGGAAAGCGTTTACACAGAGATCACATCTCATGTCGCATCAGAAAGTTCACTCTGGAAAAAGAGCTTACGTGTGCGGAGTCTGTGGTAAAGCTTTTCACTGTGACTCAAGCCTAACCGACCATCAGAGTATTCACTATCACGCAGCTGACTCTGGCAAGAAAGCATACGAATGTAAAAAATGTGGCAAGGATTTTGGTTGCTATTCAGGTCTCAGTCATCACCAAAAAGTCCACGCTGCAGAGAAACCTTTCAAGTGTAAGCACTGTGGAAGGCTTTTTCGGTTTCGCTCACATCTTAGGGCGCACACACGAATTCACACTGGTGTGAAGTCCTATGACTGTAAGGAGTGTGGAAAATCTTTTACTTTGAGGTCAAACTTGATGCGACATCACAGAGTTCACACCGGTGAGAGGCCCTATGTGTGTCATGGATGTGGAAAAGCGTTTACACAGAAATCACATCTCACGTCACATCAGAAaattcacactggagaaaaaGCTTACGTGTGCGGAGTCTGTGGGAAGGCTTTCAGTCGCGGCTCGAGCCTGGCCAGTCATCAGAATATCCATTATTACGTGGTTAATGCTGGCAAGAAAGTATACGAATGTAAAGAATGTGGCAAGGGTTTTGGTTGCCATTCAAATCTCAGTCGCCACCAGAAAATCCATGCTGGAGAGAAACCTTTTACATGTAGGGACTGTGGGAAGGCCTTTGGTCAAAGAGCCCATCTTACGAAACATCAGAGAGTTCACACTGGCGAAGGCCCGTATGAAGGTCAGAATGTGGTAAAGTGTTTCCTTGAAGACCACAACTATGTCGACATCAGAAAATCCATATTGGTGTGA